Within bacterium, the genomic segment CGGCGCGCACATCGGCAGCGCTCTCGCACTTGGGGATGAGCAGGGTATCCGGGGCCGCGGCGACGATTTCGGCGAGATCGTCGGCGCCGTAGGGGGTCTGCAGGGGATTGATGCGCACGATACGCTCGCTGTTCCCGAATTCCAGCGCCCTGAGGGCGTGCTTAACCAGGATGCGCGTTGCGAACTTTTCCGGGGGGGCCACCGAATCCTCGAGGTCGAGGATCAGACAGTCCGCTCCGAAGAGATGGGCGTTGAGCATGAGATCGGGGGTGCTGCCGGGCAGATAAAGGCGCGTCCGCCGCAGCCGGTTCCGCTCGGCCGGCGGGCGCGGCGCCGCGGCAGGCGGCTTGAGGGCCGCCTTGTGACCTGCGGCGCGGGCGGCCGCCTCGATCCGCGCCCGGATCACCCAATCCAGCGCTCCCTTGTCGTTTATCATCAGCCGGGCATGCCCGATACCCAGTTCCTGCAGCGCCGCTGCAGCGGCGGCCGCGATCGCCTTGCCGAAAAGAGCCTTAACCGAGCTGTTGACCTGGATCTCTAGTCCGCCCTCCGGGCGCATCTCGATCTCGACCACGAGGTCGCTCTTTTCGTCACGGCCGGCCCTGCCGGTCAGATAGTCCATAGCATTGATTCTCCAGTTATTCGATACCGTTGCCATGCCATCCCGTTGCTCCTCCCCGCGGAGCGATGCCGCTCCGTCCCTGACCCGTCACTCCCCCGTCGTGCTCTCTTCCCGGCGTTTCTCCAGAATTTCGCGCGCTACCGACAGATTCTCCGGGCTGGAAAGGATGAGCAGCACATCCCCCTCTTCAAGGACGGTTGATCCCCCCGGCATGATGAATTTCTCATTGCGCGAGATCATCGTGATCAGGCAATCCCTGGGAAAACCCAGCTCAAGGATCTGCCGCCCCGCCGCCTGAGATCCATAGGGCACAAAAAGATCCACCAGCTCTAGGTTCATGGCCTCTGAGTTATCAAAATCGATGGGATAGCGGCGCTGGCGCACCAGCGGGGCATCGACTTTAGCAAGCCGCGCCATCAGGGGGATGGTGGTGCCCTGGAGCAGAACCGAGGAGATGACAATGAAGAAAACCAGATTGAAGATATAATGGTTATGGTCCAGCCCCGCCAGCATGGGAAAGGTGGCCAGGACGATCGGCACCGAGCCGCGCAGTCCCACCCACGATATAAGATGTTTTTCACGGAAACTGAAACGGAAGGGGATCAGACTGCAAAAGACGGCGGCCGGCCGCGCTACCAATATGAGGAACAGGGCGACCAGCAAACCCTGACCGGCTACCGGAATGAGCTGCGAGGGGAAAACCAGCAGCCCCAGGGTGAGGAACATCAGGATCTGCATCAGCCAGGCTATGCCATCCTGAAAGCGGATCAGGCTCTTCTTGTGCGAAAAGCTCTTCTTGCCCAGCACCAGGCCGGTGATATAGACGGCGAGAAAGCCGCTGCCTTTGAGCCAGGCGGTAAGGGCATAGGTCAACAGCACCCAGCCCAGCGCGAGAACCGGATACAGGCCCTCATAGTCCAGCTTGACCCGGTTGATGATGTGGATGAATATCCGGGCCGTGAGATAGCCCAGGACCAGTCCGATAATCATCTGCTCCAGAAAAAGTGGGATCAGGCTCAGCACCGGCCGGGCGGGATTGCGGATGAGCTCGATCAGTCCGACTGTCAAAAAGACCGCCATCGGATCGTTGCTCCCCGACTCGAGCTCGAGCAGGGGGCGGAGCGGCTCCTTGAGGCCGACATTCTTCGAGCGCAGCACCGCAAAAACCGCGGCCGCATCGGTCGAGGAGACGATCGCTCCGATCAACAGGCTCTCCATCCACGAGTGACCGAGCAGATAATGGATGCCGAGGCCGGTTGTCAGGGCTGTCGCCAGAACCCCAAGGGTGGCCAGGGACACCGCCGGCCGGACCACCCGTCGCATGGCGTCGACATCGGTCTCGAGGCCGCCGGCGAAAAGAATATAAGCGAGGGCCACCGTGCCGAGGGCTTGCGCCATGCGCGCATTATCGAAATAGATTCCGCCGGGACCGTCAGAGCCAGCCAGCATACCGATGCCGAGGAAAAGCAGCAGAGTCGGCACGCCGAAGCGCTCCGAGACCTTGCTCAGCAGGACGCTGGCGACCAGAACAGCCGCGGCAATGAGGAGGATCAACTCGCCGCTCATAATAGAGGCAGACCGAATAGGGCTGCGGCATTGGCTGTCGTCCGCTCCGCCACAACCGCGACCGAGCACGCTTTGACCTCGGCGACCTTTTGGGCTACGAGCTGGACATAGGCGGGCTCGTTGCGCTTGCCGCGGTGCGGCACCGGCGCCATAAAAGGACAGTCGGTCTCGACCATCAGCCGCTCCAGCGGCACCGCGTGCATCACCATAGCCGATGTGGAATTCTTGAAGGTGAGATTGCCGGTGAAAGAGATATAAAATCCCATCTCCAGCACCTTCTCGGTCATGTGGGCGTCGCCGGAGAAGCAGTGGAAAACCCCGCGCCATCCGGCCCGGCTGCGTTCGCGCAGGATCGTCAGGATCGCCTCATCCGCATCACGGGTATGGATGATCAGGGGCTTCCCCATCTCCAGCGACCAATCGAGAAAAAGGCGCAAATACTTGCGCTGCATTTCTTCGGGGGAGTAATAGTAATAGAAATCGAGCCCGACTTCGCCGAGGGCGACTGTTTTGGGATGCTGCAGCAGGCTTTCGATCTCCGCAAGATCCTCGCTGCCGGCCTTGGCGACATCATGAGGATGGATGCCCACAGCAGCATAGACCATGGAGTATTTTTCCGCCAAGGCCACGCACTTGCGGCTGGTGGCCAGATCGATGCCGATGGTGATAATTTGCCGCACGCCATTCATTTCGGCGCGCTCGAGCACCTCCTCGCGGTCGGCATCGAACTGATCAAAATCGAGGTGGGCATGGGTGTCGACCAGATAGGGGATCATTTCACCTTCGCACCTGAATCGATCTCCCCCTGCGGCGACAGGATCGCCATCCGTCCCTGGGCGTCCTCGGCGGCGAGAAGCATGCCGTTGGACTCGATGCCGCGGATCACTGCAGGCTGCAGGTTTGCGACGATGATGATGGTACGGCCAACCATCTCTTCCGGGGTGTAATGTTTGGCCACTCCAGCGACGATCTGGCGCGTTTCGCCGCCCACCTCCAACTCGAGGCGGAGCAGCTTGTCCGCCTTTTCTACCTTCTCCGCTTTGACCACCCGGGCCACACGGAGATCCACCTTGGCGAACTCATCATAGGTGATGCGCGGTTCTTCGGCCGCGGCCTCCGCGGGGGCCGCGGTGCCGTCTGCTGCAGCCTTCAGGGCCGCCGAGATCGCGCGCAGCCGCTCCACCTCCGGGCGGATCTGGCTCTCCTCGATCTTGGTGAAGAGGATTTGCTCCTGGCCGAGGAGGTGTCCCGCCACTAGATGGCGGCCGCCGCAGCCGTCCCAAGCCTGGTCATGGACGCTGCCGGCGCCGCCGACCATGGCCCAGACCTTCTCAGCCGAGAAGGGGAGGATGGGCTCCATCAGCACCGCCAGAGTCTGGCAAGCTTGGATGGCGAGGTGAATCGTCGTGGCGCATTTTTCCCGGTTCTCACGCGCCGTACGCCAGGGCTCCTGGTCGTTGAAATACTTGTTGGCCGAGCGGGCGACGTCGATCAGGGTTGCGGCCGCCTTGCGCAGCTCGTAGCGCTCCAGCAGGTCGCCAATTTTTTCCGGCGCCTCCGCCAGAGTCCGCACCATCTGTTCATCCAGCCCGTCGAGCGGGCCGCACTCCGGGACTGCACCGGCAAACTGCTTGCGCGCAAAGGTGAGCGTGCGGTTGATAAAATTGCCAAGAATATCGGCCAGCTCGCTGTTGTTGCGCCCCCGAAAATCCTCCCAAATGAAATCGGAATCCTTGGTCTCTGGGGCGTTGACCGCAAGATAATACCTTAGTGGATCGGCCGGAAACTTGTCGAGATACTCGCCAAGCCAGACCGCATAATTGCGGCTGGTGCTGAGCTTTTCGCCCTGCAGATTGAGAAACTCGTTGGCCGGGATATCCGCCGGCAGGACCAGACCGCCGTG encodes:
- the citD gene encoding citrate lyase acyl carrier protein → MATVSNNWRINAMDYLTGRAGRDEKSDLVVEIEMRPEGGLEIQVNSSVKALFGKAIAAAAAAALQELGIGHARLMINDKGALDWVIRARIEAAARAAGHKAALKPPAAAPRPPAERNRLRRTRLYLPGSTPDLMLNAHLFGADCLILDLEDSVAPPEKFATRILVKHALRALEFGNSERIVRINPLQTPYGADDLAEIVAAAPDTLLIPKCESAADVRAVEEQVAALEANAGLSQPLLFMPLIETARGVLHAYEIATASSRNIALCFGAEDFTADLGVERTVEGKEHFVARSLIVLAAKAAGIQAIDTVYADVQDEEGLSASAREAMAQGFDGKGVIHPSQIKPVHAAFCPSMEQIEKAQKIVAALEEAKAKGSGVVSLGTKMIDAPVVARAQKVLERARAHGVLGEEEKL
- a CDS encoding potassium/proton antiporter — its product is MSGELILLIAAAVLVASVLLSKVSERFGVPTLLLFLGIGMLAGSDGPGGIYFDNARMAQALGTVALAYILFAGGLETDVDAMRRVVRPAVSLATLGVLATALTTGLGIHYLLGHSWMESLLIGAIVSSTDAAAVFAVLRSKNVGLKEPLRPLLELESGSNDPMAVFLTVGLIELIRNPARPVLSLIPLFLEQMIIGLVLGYLTARIFIHIINRVKLDYEGLYPVLALGWVLLTYALTAWLKGSGFLAVYITGLVLGKKSFSHKKSLIRFQDGIAWLMQILMFLTLGLLVFPSQLIPVAGQGLLVALFLILVARPAAVFCSLIPFRFSFREKHLISWVGLRGSVPIVLATFPMLAGLDHNHYIFNLVFFIVISSVLLQGTTIPLMARLAKVDAPLVRQRRYPIDFDNSEAMNLELVDLFVPYGSQAAGRQILELGFPRDCLITMISRNEKFIMPGGSTVLEEGDVLLILSSPENLSVAREILEKRREESTTGE
- a CDS encoding TatD family hydrolase, coding for MIPYLVDTHAHLDFDQFDADREEVLERAEMNGVRQIITIGIDLATSRKCVALAEKYSMVYAAVGIHPHDVAKAGSEDLAEIESLLQHPKTVALGEVGLDFYYYYSPEEMQRKYLRLFLDWSLEMGKPLIIHTRDADEAILTILRERSRAGWRGVFHCFSGDAHMTEKVLEMGFYISFTGNLTFKNSTSAMVMHAVPLERLMVETDCPFMAPVPHRGKRNEPAYVQLVAQKVAEVKACSVAVVAERTTANAAALFGLPLL
- the metG gene encoding methionine--tRNA ligase, producing the protein MSTPESFKRLLVTSALPYANGPIHLGHLAGAYLPADVYVRYQRLKKRDVVFICGTDEHGVPIAIAAEKAGVTPQAIVDKYWADHFDTFTRFGMSFDHFSRTSAPMQHKTASEFFQVIYDKGYLVERAIEQFYCEKCARFLADRFVEGECPRCHRPGARGDQCEACGSSLEQTELINPYCKVCGSTPVLRQTRHLFLKLNEFQPLLEEWLAGKKEWKENVLNYVRGWFNEGLGERAVTRDLSWGIKVPVAGYEDKVIYVWFEAPIGYISATKEWAEKNGRPEAWKEYWFQPDTKLVHFIGKDNIVFHAVIWPAMLMGHGGLVLPADIPANEFLNLQGEKLSTSRNYAVWLGEYLDKFPADPLRYYLAVNAPETKDSDFIWEDFRGRNNSELADILGNFINRTLTFARKQFAGAVPECGPLDGLDEQMVRTLAEAPEKIGDLLERYELRKAAATLIDVARSANKYFNDQEPWRTARENREKCATTIHLAIQACQTLAVLMEPILPFSAEKVWAMVGGAGSVHDQAWDGCGGRHLVAGHLLGQEQILFTKIEESQIRPEVERLRAISAALKAAADGTAAPAEAAAEEPRITYDEFAKVDLRVARVVKAEKVEKADKLLRLELEVGGETRQIVAGVAKHYTPEEMVGRTIIIVANLQPAVIRGIESNGMLLAAEDAQGRMAILSPQGEIDSGAKVK